Genomic segment of Pochonia chlamydosporia 170 chromosome 1, whole genome shotgun sequence:
GAGATTGTAGGTATATCTgaaataaataaataaaaacCAAATTTTGGAATGACCTTTCTGCAGGGAATAGGCTTCGCAGGAAAAAGGCTTGGTCGGAGCAAGGGGTTTATGTCGTAAGCCTTGTGCGGCTCACAATGCTGAAACGCAACGACAAAGAGGGATGAATGAAAGGAAAAAATACAGCTTCTTTTTCACAGACAGACTTAAAGTAACAAAAGGAAAATAATACAAATACGATAATAACGAAAAGTGTAGAGACGTCAAGCGAAACGAGGGAAACTGACTGAGGAGAGGGAGGGTGAAGAGTGTCGGATGAGGATAATGGGAGAGGTGAGATGCAATGAAGCAACCCTGGGAAGACACCTGccaaacaaaaaggaaagaaaagcaGAACAAGATCAGGAAAGAACCACCAATACGGAACTCGACAGTTCAAGGATCAACGACTCGTAAACTGCGTTTGGGAAGAAAAGAGTGGAACTTGATGACAAGGGGACGACCAAATGGGTTGACTGGAGCCAGCAATGCCACAATGGATCGAGGTGCCTTGGAAACTGAGCCGGAACGGTGCCGAGAGAAATACGTAATTCAGGGCATAGATAAGGAGAATCGAGATATTTAAATAAACTTAATGGTAGGATGTGCCTCGAAATCCAGTCGGGTTGTCATGTTCTAAGAACTACTCGCTTGGGCAAAAGTTGACCTATGGAGGGCTTCCATATAGCCTCAGATGATACCGGTCCATCCATTGTGCCGCTGTCAGATGTTTCGAACATGTTCTGCCAAGCGTTTGTCATATCAGATGAGAAAGCCATTTTCGCCCGCCGGTGCCGCAATGCCAGCATGGCCATGACGACCATGTTACGGCTACATAGCCTTGCCATCTCCTCACAATCCGACATGCTATTATCACGTCCAAGGAGTCGCCGAGGCGTCTGTAAAAAAGAATGTGAAAGGATAAAAAGCCGCGTATTACATATGTACATTCGTATCCGCCAGTTGCTGCAGCAGTGAACATGTAGAGCGGCCCATGGTGTGAGGCGATCCTCCACAACAAGCAGAAACGAAACGAATGGATATGGCTGGTTGTCGTGATCTGCGGGTCGAAGACGCTGCTAGTCGGAGGTGTTGTGCCACAAACAGTTTCCAGCCAGTCTTGTCAGACCAAAGTTGCCGTTGTGCATCAAGAAGTATGTGCAAGCTGAGTGGCTTGGGACCCCTAGTCAGGGATATCAGCACGCTGACCATCTGTTTAAATTTTATGGCGTTGTTTGAGGAACCTCGCCAGTTGAGAAAATCCGAACCTGAACCATCGTTACACAATGAAATCTCAATATCGACGGCCACGCGGCCTCGATTGACGTCGCAAGTGCCCGCTCTGGAGGCGCTGCACATGGAAGAGGCGCTGACAGGGGCCGAGCCTGTTTTGGGTGCTGCAGCTAATCGAGACTACGGCAGAAGACCCGCAAACCCGGGACCTGCGGCATTCCAATTGTTATCGCCCGGGCATCGGATGGGTGGCCAAGACTCGGCGTATCATTGGCTTGGGCGGAAGCAAGGAAACTGAGAGCAGAAGACTGTGTGCTGGGTTGGCCCGTATCATGTGTTCGTTGGCGAACGACTGGTCCTGTTGTGCTGCATCGTGGGTGCTGAATCTGTTGTTGCGACGGTTGCTCACAAACTACCCTGTCCTCTCTCGTAAACAGAACCAAGGTGCTCAATATGTCAAGTCCCTATGCATCATTCCCTTGAGTTGAATGCTAGGGACGTCGTCACTGAGCTGGGGTCAATACAATTTCGGACGACAGGCGACAAGTGTATAACCCAGCATCCCTGTGCCTGGGTACCTACACGAAGGGAAGAGCGGAGCAAGGTCAGCTTCTGGTCTTCTGGCGAAAGATAAACTGGAGACGGCGGATACTCAGGTTACCTTCAAGATCCAGTCTTGGCCAACGCGGAACGGGTCATGTACTCTTTTTCGGACGTAATGCTCGTTCTCTGAACTCTGACGTGGTGAACCTTGGCGTTGACCACATTTCTCGCCGATGGAAAATTCAATGAATAGTGTGTGCTGCGTGCCTCTGGGACATCTGTCATCAAGTCGTGTTTATTGAGCAAAGCATGGACCTCCCGCTGCATGTACTCTGTCTCCCTTGTTCCTTGGCTGATGGCGAGATTGAATGTATTGGAATTTGATTGATATTCACAGCCACAGGCGCGTGCTTTCAGGGGCATCCAGATTATCACACTACACTCGCAGTCAGGGAAGGAAGGAATGGTCGGAGCTCATCCCGGCCCCTGCCATTTTGGCGTCTTGTCGCCTCTGCCATACCCGCCAACTGTGACGTCGTCATTTGTTATTCCCCATCCAATCAGATTCTTAGGTCCATCTTGAAACAGCCCACGCATGTGTCTGCTGGCGTCTCCAAAGTCCAAACCACCACTCAACCAAGATCGTTCACCAAAAACATGAGACGGCCATTTCACAAGGAGCATATCGGGCTCATTGGATCCGAAATGTTTCCAACCGCTTTCCAATGTGATCAGGGCTTGCGTTTTTCATTGCTATTCTCCTGTCACTGCTGCATCATGACTTCCAGCCCCCCTACCTGCATCACCCTCCGTTCACAAAGCGCCAGAGACAGACCTCAATTGACGAGTTTTAGGAACAGAGTAAAGCAGCAGAGCACAGGAAATTGCCAAGCAAGCGGACCTCTATCGATTCATTTTATCCACATGTCCCCAGCAGCAGAGCCCCATGGCATCCAACGGGTCATTTATCGGGGCCGTCGTCATCTCGCCTCAAATACATAGACCCAGGTTGTTGGGCGATCCTAATCGCCGCGATTCCACCCAAATAAACCTGACCATGACAAACCCCTTTAGCGCAGGGTTGGTTTTAAGCTTTGGTCGATCCTTGCAGAACGACTGCCGTCGTGCTGGATTGAACGTGCTGTGAAGATCCCCATGTCACCAATGGGTCCAGGTCCCATGACACATCATACCTCTTTACAACATAACATTTCCATATTTCAAGCTGAATATACTAAGCTCACAGTGCGGAACAGACCTTCAAGATTGGGGTACTTGCGCCACGGGGCGTCTCATGGCATTGGCGACTTTGACTGTATCTGACTCAGTCATGAAGACTCCAGAACGAGACGCTCAAATAGTTCTGATTCAAGATCCATACTTATGCCAAGGCTCCGGAGTATAAGACACGGCAAGTTTCTTTGCGCCAAATTTAACAGCACAGTCTAGACTGTCGAAGATGACAAAGAGAAGCGAAATTGTAATCCCTATTTAATTCTGGGCCAGTTCGGCAATTTCTGTATCCCGAACGTCGTCAACTCATAGCATCTAATCCCAGATATCAATGAATTTATTCACAAGTACGTGTATTAAACGTGTGTCCCTTGTAGGTACTGACGACTGCGGCACAAGATTGTTGGATCGCAGAGCTCAGTGGCACGCATTCTAAAGTCAAGATACTCACCAACAAGTTCACCATGCTTACAAAGTAGCTTTGCAGGCATGCGAACAACTGCCGTGCCTCTGTGATTCATCATGTCTCATTATTACGCTATGCTGGTTGTCTATCTTGTAAGACGCCATGTTTTGCAGTTCCATTACTCTTTTCACccttttcaacatcatcctcaaccaccgCCGCTTCACTCGGACCCCTCCCAGGCGTTGACTTTGACTCCTTATGTTTTTGCTCCCGTGAGCCCTCGtccctcaacctcctctcctccaacCTTGCATCCGTCGCCTTTCTCCACGACTCCCCCCAGCGAATCGCAGCCATGACACCAATCGTAGAGGCTCCCAGAAACAACGCCGAAATAGTAGAGAACCATcccacgcccacgccctGGATCGCAGGAAGCACCACGCCGGTCCCCATACAGCCCGCGAGATATCTCACAAAGTAATTCGCTGCCACGACCTCAGCGCCCTGCCCGGGCATAACATCCAGACAATACGTATTCAAGCTCGGAAAGCTAAACAGCTGCGCAACACCCTGGACAAACAGCGCAATCACCGGCACGGGGATCCCGCCCACGGCCCTGTCCACCGTCCAGCCGTATATCAGCACGCACGCCGGCATGACGATGCCCATGAACGGAACCGCCGAGCGCAACCGATCTTCCGGGACACGAACGCCGTTTCTCTTCCTAATCCACACCCTGACCGTCCGGTCTGCCCACCTCCCGCCCATGAACGTGCCGAGCAAGTACCCCGTCCCGGGAGCGAGGTAGAACAGCCCCCCCAGCAGCGGCGACTCCAGATGAAACCTCGGGTTGAGGACGTATCGAATCGGCGTGAGCAGGCTGTACATGTTCCAGACCAACGCAGAGCTGGCACACGCCACGAGGACCTGGTTCCAGTACCGAAACAGCTTGAGCACCCGGACCGGGTTAATCATGCGCAGTATCGCCCGGAGTCTCTCCTTTCTCGACAGGCCCTCCAGGTCGGTAATTTTCTTGTGGTGCGCCGTCTCGGGGACCAGGAAAAACACGCCCAGGACGCCCGTGCCCGCAAGAGCAGTCTGCAGCCAGAAAATCGACCTCCACGACGAATACgtgacgatgatgccgccTATAAACGGACCAAACGCAGGTCCAATAAGCGTACCGGACATGAACCACCCTATTGCGGTGCCCCTCTCAGTCGGACGATATATATCTCTACCCGGAACGGTGTTAGTCTCGCGCCATGATCCCAAAGATGGTAACACACAACAGCTCCGAAGCAAAAAGAGAATCTTACCCCAGACACGCGCTCCCCAGGAGAATAAACGCCGTTCCCTCAAAGGCGGAAAAAGCGCGAAACACAAAAAAAGCAGGCAGATTGGGCGCCAGGGCCGTCGCAAGACTCAGCAGGAAGAACAGCACGGCCGTCAGCATCGTCACGGGCCACCGCCCGAATACCTGGCTCATGGGACCCCATACCACCGGCGACAGGCCCATGAAGACCATGTACCCCGCGTTGGAGGCGTTAATGACGGACCCGGTGGTGTTGTACGTACCCGCTACCTCGGGCgtggcggcgaggatggagGTGCTCGACATGGGGGAGAGGAAGGCGCAGAACGAGAGGACGGCCACGATGACGGTCTTTCGTCGTGGTGAGAGGCGGTTGTAGATGTCGGAGGTGTCTTCGTCTTCGTGATCCGGGGATGTAAGGGGCGCGGATTGGAAGTCATGGCCGCATATGTGTGAGATGGAGCGGTATACTTGTGGTGTTTCGTCATGTTGGTCCGACGAGGGCAACGGGGGttggggtggtgatgccgtgGGTTTTGGGTGAGCCATGTTGGGATATATATGCTCACGAGCACACAGACGTCCATGTAGTCCTGTAGGAATGGGCTATAGTTGAAGCGATGAATCTAGCGGAACGGTATCCGCTACCGTGTACAACCCTCATTGAACTCGTAGCTGCAATCGTCAGGAAAAGAGGTATTTCAGTGTTAACTACGAAACGCTGAACTGGTAGAGAAAGACCCAGGCCAGAAGGATCCAAAGCAAGCTTTAAGTAAAAATCTCCAACTCTACTGCTCCCTAAATCCACCAACCCAACTGCCCCATCCCGTGGACAAGTAGCCGATCAAGAGCTTTTGTCCCGCCGTGCCGTCTGGTTCCTTGTCCGTTCCCACATCCCCCGGTCATCGGTCGTCCGGCCGGCCGTTTTGTGACTGTGCATCGGAATGGAGGACGGGGAATTTCCGACAAATTTTTCCAAAGGCCCTGCATTATTCACACGTTTTTATATACATCCTTGTACTCTATATATCCTGCTTAATTAAATGCTTGGCAGTATGTACATTAGGTGCTGTTTTTTGGATGTCCCTCATGCGTGTCCTGTGGCCGTGTTATATCCGGTGAGCCGAGGTATGTTCTTGCAGCAGACATTCCTTGCGATTGGAAGTGATTCAGTTCCCTTCCTGACTTTGTTTCTGGGGATTTTCCCCTTGCTTTTAGGATTGAATTACTTATTCACCGATACATAGGTATTGTTCACGCGTGCAATGTGTAACATAGCCTACTGGCCGGTAACGTCAGACTTGCAATCATCGGCTACTTACTAGTCACGATACTAGGGTCGATCAACCGGAATCGGAGGGACTTGCATCATAGGCGCACAACGACCCAAATAACGGCCGTGGTCCGTGGAGTTTCCGCCTATCAAGCGGCTATCAGGACTCATCACTAGCAGGTCAAATGCAGCCTTGAACACTTGTATTCAACTAGTCATATCGACGAAAAATGCTAACCAACACCATGCTAAACCATCCAATGCCGTAAACAAAAGTACAAGTAAAATGCCGCCCTTTTCCCAATCCTTCATGTTCCTCTCGTGCTGTAGCGGGTATCTTGGTGTCTAAATATGCAATCTCTGTTTCTTTTCATTGTCCCTCATGCTGCGAGTAGCTTTTGAACTCGCTCGTGGATAACTCTATCAATGGGTTGGCTGTGTCGCTGAATAACCACGTTTTCTCTGCCACCGATTGCCACGATTCTCAACCACTCTGGCGCAATTTCCGTGGCAATGAGTCGTACACAGGCCATGCCCTCTTCCTTGGAGACAGGGACGCGAAGTGAGTCCTTGAGTTTGTCTGATATGGCTAGCAGGGTGAATGCCTGTCGCGGGAGAGAGAGTGGGTTTGACAAGCTGAGCATTGAGATGGTGGCAGCGACATCGACCACGCGGTTGAGGGCAGCTCGTCGTTGCAGCTCGGGTCCAGAAGGCGGCAGAGGTTCGTTGGCCCTGGCGAGCTGTTTATGTCGAATACGATCCAAGAGACTCATCTTGGTACCGTCAGGATTAAGTATAGTGGCTTTTTGCGCCACAGGTTGTTGCTTTTCCTGCTGCTTGGCAGCAATGCCGCTCTTCAATTCAGAGAGCAGTGTCTGACCCTTGGCCATGAGAGGGTTTGTCTTGAGCCCGTTGCCCATCTCAGTGATGGCG
This window contains:
- a CDS encoding MFS transporter (similar to Aspergillus clavatus NRRL 1 XP_001271175.1) — translated: MAHPKPTASPPQPPLPSSDQHDETPQVYRSISHICGHDFQSAPLTSPDHEDEDTSDIYNRLSPRRKTVIVAVLSFCAFLSPMSSTSILAATPEVAGTYNTTGSVINASNAGYMVFMGLSPVVWGPMSQVFGRWPVTMLTAVLFFLLSLATALAPNLPAFFVFRAFSAFEGTAFILLGSACLGDIYRPTERGTAIGWFMSGTLIGPAFGPFIGGIIVTYSSWRSIFWLQTALAGTGVLGVFFLVPETAHHKKITDLEGLSRKERLRAILRMINPVRVLKLFRYWNQVLVACASSALVWNMYSLLTPIRYVLNPRFHLESPLLGGLFYLAPGTGYLLGTFMGGRWADRTVRVWIRKRNGVRVPEDRLRSAVPFMGIVMPACVLIYGWTVDRAVGGIPVPVIALFVQGVAQLFSFPSLNTYCLDVMPGQGAEVVAANYFVRYLAGCMGTGVVLPAIQGVGVGWFSTISALFLGASTIGVMAAIRWGESWRKATDARLEERRLRDEGSREQKHKESKSTPGRGPSEAAVVEDDVEKGEKSNGTAKHGVLQDRQPA